One Bradyrhizobium zhanjiangense DNA segment encodes these proteins:
- a CDS encoding FAD-binding oxidoreductase, with protein MQDMATETFIGNMRGPVIRRMDADYDAVRSLYNGMIDKCPVMIARCADVADVVAAVNFAMENELQVAIRGGGHNGPGLSSIEDGLMIDMSMMKGVRVDPAARTVRVGPGCTQGDVDHATHIYGLAVPAGIVSTTGIAGLTLGGGTGYLTRKHGLTIDNLLEADVVLADGRIVTANGSENADLYWGLRGGGGNFGIVTSFLFQAHPVHRVFAGPIFWDLENARSVLRKYRDFLPSAPEELGAFVGLKTVPPVDPFPAEHQGKRACAIIGCYNGPTEDGQAVLARLLGELPPPLFNWMGEMPYPALQSMFDPFFPKGLQWYWRGDFVKELTDEAIDAHIEQARNAPSALSLMHLYPIDGAVHRVGKNDTAWNTREANWSMVIAGIDPNPQKAGEITRWTKGYWEAVHPYSAEGGYVNFMMEDGDESRLRATYGDNYDRLAALKAKYDPTNFFHMNQNIRPLHS; from the coding sequence ATGCAGGACATGGCCACCGAAACCTTCATCGGCAACATGCGCGGCCCGGTTATCAGGCGAATGGATGCCGATTATGACGCTGTGCGGAGCCTCTACAACGGGATGATCGATAAGTGTCCCGTGATGATTGCGCGCTGCGCCGACGTCGCCGACGTCGTGGCAGCAGTCAATTTCGCAATGGAGAACGAACTCCAGGTAGCGATCCGCGGAGGCGGGCACAATGGGCCAGGCCTCAGCAGTATCGAGGACGGGCTGATGATCGACATGTCAATGATGAAAGGCGTGCGGGTCGATCCCGCCGCGCGCACTGTCCGCGTCGGTCCCGGCTGCACGCAAGGCGATGTTGACCACGCCACGCATATCTACGGGCTCGCCGTGCCGGCCGGAATTGTGTCGACCACCGGGATCGCCGGGCTGACCCTCGGCGGCGGCACCGGATATCTCACCCGCAAGCATGGCCTCACCATCGACAATCTCCTCGAGGCGGATGTCGTACTCGCCGACGGTCGCATCGTCACGGCCAACGGGTCGGAGAACGCTGACCTTTACTGGGGCCTGCGGGGCGGCGGCGGAAATTTCGGCATTGTGACGAGCTTCCTGTTCCAGGCTCATCCGGTGCACAGGGTCTTTGCCGGTCCGATCTTCTGGGATCTCGAAAATGCCCGGAGCGTTCTGCGGAAATACAGGGATTTCCTGCCTAGCGCTCCCGAGGAACTTGGGGCCTTCGTCGGCTTGAAGACCGTTCCACCGGTGGATCCATTCCCGGCGGAGCATCAGGGCAAGCGCGCCTGTGCCATCATTGGCTGCTACAACGGTCCGACAGAAGATGGCCAGGCAGTCTTGGCCAGGTTGCTCGGTGAGCTGCCCCCGCCGCTCTTCAACTGGATGGGCGAAATGCCCTATCCGGCGCTCCAATCCATGTTCGACCCGTTCTTCCCGAAAGGCCTGCAATGGTACTGGCGCGGCGATTTCGTGAAAGAGCTGACCGACGAAGCAATTGACGCGCATATCGAGCAGGCCCGGAATGCACCGAGCGCGCTTTCGCTCATGCATCTTTATCCGATCGATGGCGCTGTCCATCGCGTTGGCAAGAACGACACCGCCTGGAATACGCGCGAAGCGAACTGGTCAATGGTCATCGCCGGCATCGATCCCAACCCGCAAAAAGCGGGCGAGATCACGCGCTGGACCAAGGGCTATTGGGAGGCCGTGCATCCTTACTCGGCCGAGGGCGGCTATGTGAATTTCATGATGGAGGATGGGGACGAGAGCAGACTCAGAGCCACTTACGGCGACAACTACGATCGGCTCGCGGCCCTGAAAGCGAAGTACGACCCGACGAACTTCTTCCACATGAACCAGAACATCAGACCGCTGCACTCGTAA